One Amycolatopsis thermophila DNA segment encodes these proteins:
- a CDS encoding TetR/AcrR family transcriptional regulator — MTTSLSAELWPEVQPDAARRLMLAGVESFARRGYHATTTRDIASAAGMSPAALYVHFPSKAALLFAISKSGHQQTLDLVEDVAKRDDEPRERMRRIVADFVAWHARRHTIARVVQYELQALPDKEYQVVTDLRRRIEQIVRDVISEGVAQGQFTVEDVKIAARAVLSLGVDVARWYTERAGKTPKMLGREYADLALRMLGAQP, encoded by the coding sequence ATGACGACCTCGCTGTCCGCCGAACTCTGGCCGGAGGTGCAGCCGGACGCGGCGCGGCGGCTGATGCTGGCCGGTGTCGAGTCCTTCGCGCGCCGCGGCTACCACGCCACGACCACGCGCGACATCGCGAGCGCGGCCGGCATGAGCCCCGCCGCGCTGTACGTGCACTTCCCGTCGAAAGCCGCGCTGCTGTTCGCCATCAGCAAGAGCGGGCACCAGCAGACGCTCGACCTGGTCGAGGACGTCGCCAAGCGCGACGACGAGCCCCGGGAGCGGATGCGCCGCATCGTCGCCGACTTCGTGGCGTGGCACGCGCGCCGGCACACGATCGCCCGCGTGGTCCAGTACGAGCTGCAGGCGCTCCCGGACAAGGAGTACCAGGTCGTGACCGACCTGCGGCGCCGCATCGAGCAGATCGTGCGGGACGTGATCAGCGAGGGCGTCGCGCAGGGGCAGTTCACCGTCGAGGACGTCAAGATCGCCGCCCGGGCCGTCCTGTCGCTCGGGGTCGACGTGGCGCGCTGGTACACCGAGCGCGCCGGCAAGACGCCCAAGATGCTCGGCCGCGAGTACGCGGACCTGGCGCTGCGCATGCTCGGCGCGCAGCCCTGA
- a CDS encoding SDR family oxidoreductase, with translation MVNSFKDRVAIVTGASRGIGLGIARELVERGARVCITARKPEPLAEAVNELGGPGVAIAVPGKADDAAHQEEAVATTIETFGRLDMLVNNTGINPVYGPILDVDPAAAAKILAVNVLAPLAWLRRARDAWMGEHGGSVVNVASIAGLRASPGIGMYGVSKAAVIRMTQELAVELGPKIRVNAVAPAVVKTKFATALYEGREEEVSAAYPMKRLGVPEDIAGAVAFLLSDEAGWITGQTVVLDGGVTLGGGL, from the coding sequence ATGGTGAACTCGTTCAAGGATCGCGTCGCGATCGTCACCGGGGCGAGCCGTGGCATCGGCCTCGGCATCGCCCGCGAGCTGGTGGAGCGCGGTGCGCGGGTGTGCATCACCGCGCGCAAGCCGGAGCCGCTGGCCGAGGCCGTGAACGAGCTGGGCGGGCCCGGTGTCGCCATCGCCGTGCCCGGCAAGGCCGATGACGCGGCGCACCAGGAGGAGGCCGTCGCCACGACGATCGAGACGTTCGGGCGGCTGGACATGCTGGTCAACAACACCGGCATCAACCCGGTGTACGGGCCGATCCTGGACGTCGACCCGGCCGCCGCCGCCAAGATCCTCGCCGTCAACGTGCTCGCGCCGCTCGCCTGGCTGCGCCGGGCGCGGGACGCGTGGATGGGCGAGCACGGCGGCTCGGTCGTCAACGTCGCCTCGATCGCCGGCCTGCGCGCCTCGCCCGGCATCGGCATGTACGGCGTCAGCAAGGCCGCGGTGATCCGCATGACGCAGGAGCTGGCGGTCGAGCTGGGGCCGAAGATCCGGGTCAACGCCGTCGCGCCGGCCGTGGTGAAGACAAAGTTCGCCACCGCGCTCTACGAGGGCCGCGAGGAGGAGGTCTCCGCCGCGTACCCGATGAAGCGGCTCGGCGTGCCGGAGGACATCGCGGGCGCGGTCGCGTTCCTGCTGTCCGACGAGGCCGGGTGGATCACCGGGCAGACCGTCGTCCTCGACGGCGGCGTGACGCTGGGAGGTGGGCTGTGA
- a CDS encoding SDR family NAD(P)-dependent oxidoreductase, with product MSFALKDAGVVITGGGGGIGAALARRFAAEGARIVLADLDAAAVEAVAAEVGAVAVSGDAASVDGVASLISRANDELGGIDLYCANAGIAPHGGPEVPEEVWARAWDVNVMAHVRAANLLLPAWLERGHGRFLATVSAAGLLTSLGSAPYSVTKHGALAFAEWLSATYRHRGITVQAVCPQGVRTNMLAQTGTSGQLIMGASAIEPSQVADSVLEAFGDDRFLILPHPEVAGYYATRATQTDRWLGGMNKLQRKVEAAQGG from the coding sequence GTGAGCTTTGCGCTGAAGGACGCGGGCGTCGTCATCACCGGTGGTGGCGGCGGGATCGGGGCGGCGCTGGCCCGGCGCTTCGCCGCCGAGGGCGCGCGGATCGTGCTGGCGGACCTCGACGCGGCGGCGGTGGAGGCGGTCGCGGCCGAGGTCGGCGCGGTCGCGGTGTCCGGTGACGCGGCGAGTGTGGACGGTGTCGCCTCGCTGATCTCGCGGGCGAACGACGAACTGGGCGGCATCGACCTGTACTGCGCCAACGCCGGCATCGCCCCGCACGGCGGACCGGAGGTGCCCGAGGAGGTGTGGGCGCGGGCGTGGGACGTCAACGTGATGGCCCACGTGCGGGCGGCGAACCTGCTGCTGCCGGCGTGGCTGGAGCGCGGTCACGGGCGGTTCCTGGCGACGGTGTCCGCGGCCGGGCTGCTGACCAGCCTCGGTTCGGCGCCGTACTCGGTGACCAAGCACGGTGCGCTGGCCTTCGCCGAGTGGCTGAGCGCGACCTACCGGCACCGCGGCATCACGGTGCAGGCGGTCTGCCCGCAGGGTGTGCGCACGAACATGCTGGCCCAGACCGGCACCAGCGGGCAGCTGATCATGGGCGCGTCGGCCATCGAACCGTCCCAGGTGGCCGATTCGGTGCTCGAAGCCTTCGGCGACGACCGGTTCCTGATCCTGCCGCACCCCGAGGTCGCCGGCTACTACGCGACGCGCGCGACGCAGACCGACCGGTGGCTCGGCGGGATGAACAAGCTGCAGCGCAAGGTGGAGGCCGCGCAGGGCGGGTGA
- a CDS encoding TetR/AcrR family transcriptional regulator, with protein sequence MTEEPVPARLLAVATRLFAERGFDRTSVQEIVAAAGVTKGAMYHYFGSKDDLLHEIYSRVLRLQTEQLEKVVAAGEPVRERLHAAACDVVVSSIENLDDTTIFFQSMHQLSPDKRRTVRADRRRYHVLFRSLIEEGQRDGVFRADKPADIVVDFFFGSVHHLGVWYRSDGQLSAQEVGAHYADLLVDSLRP encoded by the coding sequence ATGACCGAGGAGCCGGTGCCGGCGAGGTTGTTGGCGGTGGCGACGCGGTTGTTCGCCGAGCGGGGGTTCGACCGCACGTCGGTGCAGGAGATCGTCGCGGCGGCCGGCGTCACCAAGGGCGCGATGTACCACTACTTCGGCTCGAAGGACGACCTGCTGCACGAGATCTACAGCCGCGTGCTGCGCCTGCAGACCGAGCAGCTGGAGAAGGTCGTGGCCGCCGGCGAGCCGGTGCGCGAGCGTCTGCACGCGGCGGCCTGTGACGTCGTGGTGAGCAGCATCGAAAACCTGGACGACACGACGATCTTCTTCCAGTCCATGCACCAGCTCAGCCCCGACAAGCGGAGAACGGTGCGCGCCGATCGCCGGCGGTACCACGTGCTGTTCCGGTCGCTGATCGAGGAAGGGCAGCGGGACGGGGTGTTCCGGGCGGACAAGCCGGCGGACATCGTCGTGGACTTCTTCTTCGGCTCGGTGCACCACCTGGGAGTCTGGTACCGCAGCGACGGGCAGCTGAGCGCACAGGAAGTGGGCGCGCACTACGCCGACCTGCTCGTGGACTCCCTGCGTCCCTGA
- a CDS encoding acyl-CoA dehydrogenase family protein produces the protein MSDLLYSEVEEDLRASVRDLLADQAGFSAVLARTESAEPYDLKLWRTLAADLGLAGLAVPESLGGQGASYREVAVVLEELGRSVAPVPFLGSAVLATAALQAAGDEELLPRLAGGELIGALAVPLTLAPDAGFPGGVEANTEGALSGTIRTVADAPVADVLIVPAAGPDGPGLYAVEKTAATITEVVSLDLTRRLADVTLDNASSRLLAGPDRAAAAVRRALLAGAGLLASEQVGLAQWCLDETVAYLKQRYQFGRPVGSFQALKHRLADLYLEIVSARATARYAADALANDIEDVPVAVAVAASTCSAVALHAAEETVQLHGGIGMTWEHPAHLYLKRAKSDELALGTPGRHRAALAGLVNLPPA, from the coding sequence GTGAGTGATCTTCTCTACTCCGAGGTCGAGGAGGACCTCCGGGCGAGTGTCCGGGACCTGCTGGCCGACCAGGCCGGGTTTTCCGCCGTGCTGGCGCGGACGGAGAGCGCCGAGCCGTACGACCTGAAGCTGTGGCGCACGCTGGCCGCGGACCTCGGCCTGGCCGGGCTCGCGGTGCCGGAGTCGCTGGGCGGGCAGGGCGCGTCCTACCGCGAGGTGGCGGTCGTGCTGGAGGAGCTGGGCCGGTCGGTGGCGCCGGTACCGTTCCTGGGCAGCGCGGTGCTGGCGACGGCGGCCCTGCAGGCGGCCGGTGACGAGGAATTGCTGCCGCGGCTGGCGGGCGGCGAGCTGATCGGCGCGCTGGCCGTGCCGCTGACCCTCGCGCCGGACGCCGGGTTCCCGGGCGGCGTGGAGGCCAACACCGAGGGCGCGCTGAGCGGGACGATCCGCACGGTGGCCGACGCGCCGGTGGCGGACGTGCTGATCGTGCCCGCGGCCGGCCCGGACGGGCCGGGGCTGTACGCGGTGGAGAAGACGGCGGCGACGATCACCGAGGTCGTGTCGCTGGACCTCACGCGCCGTCTGGCGGACGTCACCCTGGACAACGCTTCCTCGCGGCTGCTGGCCGGACCCGATCGCGCGGCGGCCGCCGTGCGGCGGGCTTTGCTGGCCGGCGCCGGGTTGCTGGCGTCGGAGCAGGTCGGGCTCGCACAGTGGTGCCTGGACGAGACCGTGGCGTACCTGAAGCAGCGCTACCAGTTCGGCCGTCCGGTGGGTTCGTTCCAGGCGCTCAAGCACCGGCTGGCGGACCTGTACCTGGAGATCGTGTCGGCCCGCGCGACGGCCCGGTACGCCGCGGACGCGCTGGCGAACGACATCGAGGACGTGCCGGTGGCGGTCGCCGTGGCGGCGTCCACCTGCTCCGCGGTCGCCCTGCACGCGGCCGAGGAGACGGTGCAGCTGCACGGTGGCATCGGGATGACGTGGGAGCACCCCGCGCACCTGTACCTCAAGCGCGCCAAGAGCGACGAACTGGCGCTCGGCACACCCGGGCGGCACCGGGCCGCCCTGGCGGGATTGGTGAACCTGCCGCCCGCGTAA
- a CDS encoding acyl-CoA dehydrogenase family protein: MSTLTADDLRARVADLLAAHPPQSTDRLEFLRARFDAGLAWVHYPQGLGGLDAPRELQNVVEAELAEAGAPDNNPRRIGIGLGMAAPTILRFGTDEQKKRYLRPLWTGEEVWCQLFSEPGAGSDLAALGTRAVRDGDEWVVTGQKVWTSVAHIARFAILVTRTDPDVPKHQGMTYFICDMTDPGVEVRPLRQLTGEAEFNEVFLSGVRIPDANRLGAVGEGWKVAQTTLMNERVAIGGNAIPREGGLIGMVARTWRDRPELRTPELHDRLLKLWVQAEAARLAGQRLRQQLAVGAPGPEGSAMKLAFANLQQALTGLEIELSGEDGLRYDDWTLRRPEKVDMLGRGPGYRYLRAKGNSIEGGTSEVLRNIISERVLGLPSEPRVDKDVAWKDLPR; encoded by the coding sequence ATGAGCACGCTGACCGCCGACGACCTGCGGGCACGGGTGGCCGACCTGCTGGCCGCCCACCCGCCGCAGAGCACCGACCGGCTGGAGTTCCTGCGGGCGCGGTTCGACGCCGGCCTGGCCTGGGTGCACTACCCGCAAGGCCTGGGCGGCCTGGACGCGCCGCGCGAGCTGCAGAACGTCGTCGAAGCCGAGCTGGCCGAGGCCGGCGCCCCGGACAACAACCCGCGCCGGATCGGCATCGGGCTGGGCATGGCCGCGCCGACGATCCTGCGGTTCGGCACCGACGAGCAGAAGAAGCGCTACCTGCGTCCACTGTGGACCGGCGAGGAGGTGTGGTGCCAGCTGTTCAGCGAGCCCGGCGCCGGCTCCGACCTCGCCGCGCTCGGCACCCGCGCGGTGCGGGACGGCGACGAGTGGGTGGTCACCGGGCAGAAGGTGTGGACCTCGGTCGCGCACATCGCCCGCTTCGCCATCCTGGTCACCCGCACCGACCCGGACGTGCCCAAGCACCAGGGCATGACGTACTTCATCTGCGACATGACCGACCCCGGTGTCGAGGTGCGGCCGCTGCGGCAGCTCACCGGTGAGGCCGAGTTCAACGAGGTGTTCCTGTCCGGGGTGCGGATCCCGGACGCGAACCGTCTCGGCGCGGTCGGCGAGGGCTGGAAGGTCGCGCAGACCACGCTGATGAACGAGCGCGTGGCGATCGGCGGCAACGCGATCCCGCGTGAGGGCGGGCTGATCGGGATGGTCGCCCGGACCTGGCGGGACCGGCCGGAGCTGCGCACGCCCGAGCTGCACGACAGGTTGCTGAAGCTGTGGGTCCAGGCGGAGGCGGCGCGCCTGGCCGGGCAGCGGTTGCGCCAGCAGCTGGCGGTCGGCGCGCCCGGGCCGGAGGGCTCGGCGATGAAGCTGGCGTTCGCGAACCTGCAGCAGGCCCTGACCGGGCTGGAGATCGAACTGTCCGGTGAGGACGGTCTGCGGTACGACGACTGGACGTTGCGCCGTCCGGAGAAGGTCGACATGCTCGGGCGCGGGCCCGGCTACCGGTACCTGCGGGCCAAGGGCAACTCCATCGAAGGCGGCACCTCCGAGGTGCTGCGCAACATCATCTCCGAACGCGTGCTCGGGCTGCCGTCCGAGCCGCGGGTCGACAAGGACGTCGCGTGGAAGGACCTGCCGCGGTGA
- a CDS encoding acyl-CoA dehydrogenase family protein, with product MDFAFDAHTEELRERLLEFMDSHIYPAEPVYEEQLAERANPWTFPPVVEDLKAEARKRGLWNFFLPGEHGGGLTNLQYAPLAEITGRSPHLAPVALNCSAPDTGNMEVLAMFGTEQQRKQWLQPLLDGEIRSAFAMTEPDVASSDARNIATRIRRDGDSYVITGRKWYITGAMNPNCKVFIVMGKTDPDAEPHRQQSQILVPRDTPGVTVKRGMQVFGYDDGSHGGHAEVIFDEVRVPADNLIGEEGDGFAIAQARLGPGRIHHCMRSIGIAERAIEMMCRRTLGRSTFGKPIAEQGVVQDWIAESRVKVEQLRLLVLKTAWLMDTVGNRGAHTEIQAIKIATPKTVEWILDKAIQAHGAGGLSQDFPLAQMWAGIRTLRFADGPDEVHKRSLAHRELKKYRSEAR from the coding sequence ATGGACTTCGCCTTCGACGCGCACACCGAGGAACTGCGCGAGCGGCTCCTCGAGTTCATGGACTCCCACATCTACCCCGCCGAGCCGGTCTACGAGGAGCAGCTCGCCGAGCGCGCGAACCCGTGGACGTTCCCGCCCGTGGTCGAGGACCTCAAGGCCGAGGCGCGCAAGCGCGGCCTGTGGAACTTCTTCCTGCCGGGTGAGCACGGCGGCGGGCTGACCAACCTGCAGTACGCGCCGCTGGCCGAGATCACCGGCCGCAGCCCGCACCTCGCGCCGGTCGCGCTGAACTGCTCCGCACCGGACACCGGAAACATGGAAGTGCTGGCGATGTTCGGCACCGAGCAGCAGCGCAAGCAGTGGCTGCAGCCGCTGCTGGACGGCGAGATCCGCTCGGCGTTCGCGATGACCGAGCCGGACGTGGCGTCCTCGGACGCGCGCAACATCGCCACCCGCATCCGCCGGGACGGCGACTCCTACGTCATCACCGGCCGCAAGTGGTACATCACCGGCGCGATGAACCCGAACTGCAAGGTCTTCATCGTCATGGGCAAGACCGACCCGGACGCCGAACCGCACCGGCAGCAGAGCCAGATCCTGGTGCCGCGGGACACGCCCGGTGTGACCGTCAAGCGCGGGATGCAGGTGTTCGGGTACGACGACGGCTCGCACGGCGGGCACGCCGAGGTCATCTTCGACGAGGTGCGGGTGCCCGCCGACAACCTGATCGGCGAGGAGGGCGACGGGTTCGCCATCGCGCAGGCCCGCCTGGGCCCGGGCCGGATCCACCACTGCATGCGCTCGATCGGCATCGCCGAGCGGGCCATCGAGATGATGTGCCGCCGCACCCTGGGCCGGTCCACCTTCGGCAAGCCCATCGCCGAGCAGGGCGTGGTGCAGGACTGGATCGCCGAGTCGCGCGTGAAGGTCGAACAGCTGCGGCTGCTGGTGCTCAAGACCGCGTGGCTGATGGACACCGTCGGCAACCGCGGCGCCCACACCGAGATCCAGGCGATCAAGATCGCCACCCCGAAGACCGTCGAGTGGATCCTGGACAAGGCGATCCAGGCGCACGGCGCGGGCGGGCTGTCGCAGGACTTCCCGCTGGCGCAGATGTGGGCCGGAATCCGCACGCTGCGGTTCGCCGACGGACCGGACGAGGTCCACAAGCGCTCGCTCGCCCACCGCGAGCTCAAGAAGTACCGATCGGAGGCTCGATGA
- a CDS encoding phosphotransferase family protein, with product MSQEALPGLDLERLRRYLDEHSPGLVRGPLTGQVVQGGRSNLTYIVGDGTARWVVRRPPLGHVLPTAHDMSREHRVISALGDTAVPVPRTITLCQDTDVIGAPFYVMEFVEGTPYRAASELEVLGPQRTRAIAESLTDTLVDLHGVDPAAVGLGDFGRPEGFLERQVRRWKKQLDASRSRDLPGIDDLHDQLARAIPASGPAAIVHGDYRLDNVLVDADDRITAVLDWEMSTLGDPLTDLALLVAYAERGKVNLEIVSNVSTAPGYPGTDEMIARYAARSGRDVSALDWYVGFAFFKLAVILEGIYYRFSQGQTVGEGFDQIGAAVVPLVSLGLDTLKD from the coding sequence GTGAGCCAGGAGGCACTGCCCGGACTCGATCTCGAGCGCCTGCGCCGGTATCTCGACGAGCACTCCCCCGGGCTGGTGCGCGGGCCGTTGACCGGCCAGGTGGTGCAGGGCGGCCGCTCGAACCTGACCTACATCGTCGGCGACGGCACCGCCCGCTGGGTCGTCCGCCGGCCGCCGCTCGGGCACGTCCTGCCCACCGCGCACGACATGTCCCGCGAGCACCGGGTGATCAGCGCGCTCGGCGACACCGCCGTGCCGGTGCCGCGCACGATCACGCTGTGCCAGGACACCGACGTGATCGGCGCGCCGTTCTACGTGATGGAGTTCGTCGAGGGCACGCCCTACCGCGCGGCGAGCGAGCTGGAGGTGCTCGGGCCGCAGCGCACCAGGGCGATCGCCGAGTCCCTGACGGACACCCTCGTCGACCTGCACGGCGTCGACCCGGCCGCGGTCGGCCTCGGCGACTTCGGCCGCCCGGAGGGCTTCCTGGAACGCCAGGTGCGGCGCTGGAAGAAGCAGCTGGACGCCTCGCGGAGCCGGGACCTGCCGGGCATCGACGACCTGCACGACCAGCTGGCCCGCGCCATCCCCGCGTCCGGGCCGGCGGCGATCGTGCACGGCGACTACCGGCTGGACAACGTCCTGGTCGACGCCGACGACCGCATCACCGCCGTGCTGGACTGGGAGATGTCCACGCTCGGCGATCCGCTCACCGACCTGGCCCTGCTCGTCGCCTACGCCGAGCGCGGCAAGGTCAACCTGGAGATCGTGTCCAACGTCAGCACCGCCCCCGGTTACCCGGGCACCGACGAGATGATCGCGCGCTACGCCGCCCGCTCCGGCCGGGACGTCTCGGCGCTGGACTGGTACGTGGGGTTCGCCTTCTTCAAGCTCGCCGTGATCCTGGAGGGCATCTACTACCGGTTCAGCCAGGGCCAGACCGTCGGTGAAGGCTTCGACCAGATCGGCGCCGCGGTGGTCCCGCTCGTTTCGCTCGGCCTCGACACCCTGAAGGACTGA
- a CDS encoding MaoC family dehydratase, translating into MRVFSGLDEFTAAVGQQLGTSDWHTVTQEQVNTFADATGDHQWIHVDVEKAKQGPFGGPIAHGFLTLSVLPLLSAATYRVDGLKMGINYGLNKVRFPQPVKVGSKIRGVAELAEVTDVPGGKQVVTRWTIEIDGESKPACVAEWVTRLIA; encoded by the coding sequence ATGCGCGTGTTTTCCGGACTGGACGAGTTCACCGCGGCCGTGGGCCAGCAGCTGGGCACGAGCGACTGGCACACCGTCACGCAGGAGCAGGTCAACACCTTCGCCGATGCGACCGGCGACCACCAGTGGATCCACGTCGACGTCGAGAAGGCCAAGCAGGGCCCCTTCGGTGGCCCGATCGCGCACGGCTTCCTGACGCTGTCGGTGCTGCCGCTGCTCTCGGCGGCCACCTACCGCGTCGACGGGCTGAAGATGGGGATCAACTACGGCCTGAACAAGGTCCGGTTCCCGCAGCCGGTCAAGGTCGGTTCGAAGATCCGCGGCGTCGCCGAACTGGCCGAGGTCACCGACGTGCCGGGCGGCAAGCAGGTGGTGACGCGCTGGACCATCGAGATCGACGGTGAGTCCAAGCCGGCGTGCGTGGCCGAGTGGGTCACGCGGCTCATCGCCTGA
- the fabG gene encoding 3-oxoacyl-ACP reductase FabG has translation MTESHSRVAIVTGAGRGIGAAVARKLASDGFAVALLDLNEESVKQGAEDITAAGGKAIGVALDVSNTEQVEAAVARVAAELGAPAVLVNNAGITRDNLIFKMTDEDWDSVMNVHLKGSFLMTRAVQKHMTEQRWGRIVNLSSTSALGNRGQVNYSAAKAGMQGFTKTLAIELGKFGITANAIAPGFIETDMTAATAERLGVPFEDFKAFAAKEIPVQRVGKPEDIANTVSFLVSEGAGFVSGQVIYVAGGPKD, from the coding sequence GTGACCGAGTCCCACTCCCGGGTCGCCATCGTGACCGGCGCCGGCCGAGGCATCGGCGCCGCCGTCGCGCGCAAGCTGGCCTCGGACGGTTTCGCCGTCGCCCTGCTGGACCTCAACGAGGAGTCCGTGAAGCAGGGCGCCGAGGACATCACCGCGGCCGGCGGCAAGGCGATCGGCGTCGCGCTGGACGTCAGCAACACCGAGCAGGTCGAGGCCGCCGTCGCCCGGGTCGCCGCGGAGCTCGGTGCGCCGGCCGTGCTGGTCAACAACGCCGGCATCACCCGGGACAACCTGATCTTCAAGATGACCGACGAGGACTGGGACTCGGTCATGAACGTGCACCTCAAGGGCTCGTTCCTGATGACCCGCGCGGTCCAGAAGCACATGACCGAGCAGCGCTGGGGCCGGATCGTCAACCTGTCCAGCACCTCCGCGCTGGGCAACCGCGGTCAGGTCAACTACTCGGCGGCCAAAGCCGGGATGCAGGGCTTCACCAAGACCCTGGCCATCGAGCTGGGCAAGTTCGGCATCACCGCGAACGCGATCGCGCCGGGCTTCATCGAGACCGACATGACCGCGGCCACCGCGGAGCGGCTGGGCGTGCCGTTCGAGGACTTCAAGGCCTTCGCGGCCAAGGAGATCCCGGTGCAGCGCGTCGGCAAGCCCGAGGACATCGCCAACACGGTGTCGTTCCTGGTCAGCGAGGGCGCGGGCTTCGTGTCCGGCCAGGTCATCTACGTCGCCGGCGGACCGAAGGACTGA
- a CDS encoding DUF998 domain-containing protein encodes MTATAPIPSRSLRVLALACLAALAGGAALVLLLQFLPPTDRISPVRRTISEYALSTNKWIFDIAVLLIAVGSAVLFAAHVLMRALPARSAAVVLGALWTVSLLVVVAFPKTDWSVGPSLGGVVHRYSSVVGFVCLPIGLLLAARRIFPDSPRWRWAARALAIVSLAWFGLILGAIAYTLAGGGPWWQTIPLGLVERLLAATELLALATLAVPLLRSNRTRVTQVT; translated from the coding sequence GTGACCGCCACCGCCCCGATCCCCTCCCGCTCACTGCGGGTCCTGGCCCTGGCCTGCCTGGCCGCACTGGCCGGGGGCGCCGCTCTCGTGCTGCTCCTGCAGTTCCTCCCGCCGACCGACCGGATCAGCCCGGTCCGCCGCACGATCAGCGAGTACGCGCTGAGCACCAACAAGTGGATCTTCGACATCGCCGTGCTGCTGATCGCCGTCGGCTCGGCGGTGCTGTTCGCCGCGCACGTGCTGATGCGCGCGCTGCCGGCACGCTCGGCCGCGGTCGTCCTCGGTGCACTGTGGACGGTGAGCCTGCTGGTGGTCGTCGCGTTCCCCAAGACCGACTGGTCGGTGGGCCCGAGCCTGGGCGGGGTCGTGCACCGCTATTCCAGCGTCGTCGGGTTCGTGTGCCTGCCGATCGGGCTGCTGCTGGCGGCGCGCCGCATCTTCCCGGACTCGCCGCGCTGGCGGTGGGCGGCCCGCGCGCTGGCGATCGTCTCGCTCGCCTGGTTCGGGCTCATCCTCGGCGCGATCGCCTACACGCTCGCCGGTGGCGGCCCGTGGTGGCAGACGATTCCGCTAGGCCTGGTCGAACGCCTGCTCGCGGCCACCGAACTGCTCGCGCTCGCCACGCTGGCTGTGCCGTTACTACGATCGAACCGGACGCGGGTGACCCAGGTCACTTAG
- a CDS encoding aldo/keto reductase, which translates to MEQRVLGRTGRPVSVVGLGTWQLGADWGEVAEADALAVLTAAAEAGVTFFDTADVYGDGRSERIVGRFLRERPGIFVATKMGRRAPLDPAQYTLDNFRAWTDRSRANLGVDRLDLVQLHCPPTAVYSSDAVFDALDTLVAEERIAAYGVSVETCDEALTAIARPGTASVQIILNPFRLKPLDRVLPAAAEAGVGIIARVPLASGLLSGRYTKDTVFAADDHRTFNRHGEAFDQGETFSGVDFATGVEAAEEFAALAPPGATPAQTALRWIIQQPGVTSVIPGARSAEQARANAAAASVPPLPRSTLDAVRDLYDRRIRAQVHHRW; encoded by the coding sequence ATGGAGCAACGGGTTCTCGGCCGCACCGGCCGGCCGGTGTCGGTGGTCGGACTCGGCACGTGGCAGCTGGGCGCCGACTGGGGCGAGGTCGCCGAGGCCGACGCGCTCGCGGTGCTGACGGCCGCGGCCGAGGCGGGCGTCACCTTCTTCGACACCGCCGACGTCTACGGCGACGGGCGCAGCGAGCGGATCGTGGGACGGTTCCTGCGCGAGCGCCCGGGGATCTTCGTGGCGACCAAGATGGGCCGACGCGCGCCGCTCGACCCGGCCCAGTACACGCTCGACAACTTCCGGGCGTGGACCGACCGGTCGCGGGCTAACCTCGGCGTGGACCGGCTCGACCTGGTGCAGCTGCACTGCCCGCCCACGGCGGTCTATTCGAGCGACGCGGTGTTCGACGCGCTCGACACGCTGGTCGCCGAGGAGCGGATCGCCGCGTACGGGGTGAGCGTCGAGACGTGCGACGAGGCGCTGACCGCGATCGCCCGCCCGGGCACGGCGAGCGTGCAGATCATCCTCAACCCGTTCCGGCTCAAGCCGCTCGACCGGGTGCTGCCCGCCGCGGCCGAGGCCGGGGTCGGGATCATCGCGCGGGTGCCGCTGGCGTCCGGCCTGCTGTCCGGCCGCTACACGAAGGACACGGTGTTCGCGGCGGACGACCACCGCACGTTCAACCGCCACGGCGAGGCGTTCGACCAGGGCGAGACGTTCTCCGGGGTGGACTTCGCGACCGGGGTGGAGGCGGCGGAGGAGTTCGCCGCGCTCGCGCCTCCCGGGGCCACGCCGGCACAGACCGCCCTGCGGTGGATCATCCAGCAGCCGGGGGTGACGTCGGTGATCCCGGGGGCGCGTTCGGCGGAGCAGGCGCGGGCCAACGCGGCGGCGGCTTCGGTGCCGCCGCTGCCGCGGTCCACCCTGGACGCGGTGCGTGACCTGTACGACCGGCGCATCCGCGCGCAGGTGCACCACCGCTGGTAG